The DNA window GGACGGTCGCCTGACCGACTCCCAGGGCCGGGTCGTGGACTTCAAGAACACCGTCATCATCATGACGACGAACCTCGGCACCCGGGACATCTCCAAGGGCTTCAACCTGGGCTTCGCCGCCCAGGGCGACGTCAAGACCGGCTACGAGCGCATGAAGGCCAAGGTCAACGAGGAGCTCAAGCAGCACTTCCGGCCCGAGTTCCTCAACCGTGTCGACGACACGGTGGTCTTCCACCAGCTCACCGAGGAAGACATCATCCAGATCGTCGACCTCATGGTCGCCAAGGTGGACGAGCGGCTCAAGGACCGCGACATGGGCATCGAGCTCAGCTCCGAGGCCAAGTCGCTCCTGGCGAAGAAGGGCTACGACCCGATCCTGGGCGCCCGCCCGCTGCGCCGCACGATCCAGCGCGAGATCGAGGACATCCTCTCGGAGAAGATCCTCTTCGGCGAGCTGCGCCCCGGCCACATCGTGGTCGTCGGCACCGAGGGCGAGGGTGAGGAGAAGAAGTTCACCTTCCGCGGCGAGGAGAAGTCGGCCCTGCCGGACACCCCGCCGATCGAGTCGGCTGCGGGCGGGGCGGGTCCGAACCTGTCCAAGGACGCGTAAGCGCTCCTGCCACAGCTCATTCCGCGACAGCGGGGCGGCCCCGGAACCTCACGGTTCCGGGGCCGCCCCGCGTTTTCAGCGCGTTTTCAGTGAAAGGGCTGCCACGACGTCCCGGCCCAGGGCATGCAGCTCCCTCTCGTCGCGGGCCGGAAGGAGCCTCCTCAGGCCTTTCCACACCTGCTCGTACTGCTCGTCCTCGATGTACCGGGCATTCAGCGCGCAATGCGCCGCCAGCGCGCGCAAGGGCCACTCCGTCTCCCGGTCCGGGGCCTTGTCCGCCGTCGCCGTCAGACCCGCGACGAGCCGGTGCTCCTCGCTCCGGCTGCAGTGGCCGACGGCCAGCCGGAGAACGTCCTGCCACTGTTCCTCCGCCGCGTGGAGCAGTAATTCGTCCAGGCAGTCGCTCTCCTGGAGTTCCTTCGCCGCGAGATAGTCCTGGAAGGTGCGGTGGATGAACTGGATCGAATCCGGTGAGCGCTCCTGGAGCAGCCCGCTGCGGTTGAGCAGGTGCGTCAGAACGGCATGGGCCGTGCCCTGCGCCCGTACGCGGCGCAGGCCCCGCAGCGCCGATTCGAGCTGGCGGACGGCCTGGGCGCGCGTGAGCTCGGCGCGGCCGTTCCGCACCAGCCAGACCGCGATGCGCTGCAGCAGCTGACGGCCCTCGTCCGCCGTGAGTTCGATGCCCTCCGGCTGATGAATGCGGCGGTGGATGTCGCGGGTCGCCAGCATCAGGTTCAGCGCGGCGCTGTAGAGGTCCCAGCGGGTCTCCGGGAGGAATCCGTTGCGCTGCCGGTGCAGGGCGCAGATGACGGCGCACAGCAGCGGTGTCCGCGCCAGATCGCGGAGTACGTCGTTGCGCCGGAATTCCCGGTCGAGCTCGCGTTCGAGCGCATCGAGCCGTTTGCGCTGGCGTCTCGCCCAGTGCTCGTCCGCGTATCTGTCGCATTCCAGCCGGGCGGCCCTGTGCCACGCGCCGGTGAACGACTGGATGTCCTCGTCGCCCAGGGGGAGCAGCCGCAGCTCCTCGAAGCCCTCCTGTTCCAGCCAGTCGCTGCCGACGGCCAGGGGGCGCACGGTGACCAGGCAGCGCGTCCGCGGATACATCCGCAGGAGCCCGGCGAGCCACTTGCGGGCCAGCTCGCGGTCCGCCTGCGGGATCTCGTCCATCCCGTCCACCAGCAGCAGCCCGCGGCCCGCGTCCAGGACGCGCCCCGCCCAGCCGTCGGGCGGCCTGTCGACCGGCAGGCGGGCGATCTTGGGGAGCTGGGACGGGGTGGGAGAGGTGATGCCCCGGGCGGCGAGGCTGCGCATGGGGACCACGAAGGGGATCAGCCCGTCGAGCTCGGCCAGCTGC is part of the Streptomyces roseifaciens genome and encodes:
- a CDS encoding serine protease; the protein is MGRARAPIPSAEDRLVAVLGTRQGSGVLLTPELVLTSAHLFDAGDAVEVAAPDGDGPVPCDVVWSGDPDACDVALLVARRPVLPLRFPAPLGLPPPLRWGKCAGWQPMPRCQVLGFPQVQRYGPGELEAAQIPGTLMPLSGRMRGRYVLHADHHPPAPVPDGSPWAGLSGGPVFAGPLLIGIASGDPLGWQHSSIESVPLTAVIDEPGFRKALLEHWPDPPEFEEISSAYPEDLAYEPAYAKAVKAAYSRLEIFGLDELSSGDWDLDTAYLSLEAQCSPAARPGPPEPRGRIEDLLGSRPRTVLRGEAGAGKTTLVWWLASHAVCRTLPAQLAELDGLIPFVVPMRSLAARGITSPTPSQLPKIARLPVDRPPDGWAGRVLDAGRGLLLVDGMDEIPQADRELARKWLAGLLRMYPRTRCLVTVRPLAVGSDWLEQEGFEELRLLPLGDEDIQSFTGAWHRAARLECDRYADEHWARRQRKRLDALERELDREFRRNDVLRDLARTPLLCAVICALHRQRNGFLPETRWDLYSAALNLMLATRDIHRRIHQPEGIELTADEGRQLLQRIAVWLVRNGRAELTRAQAVRQLESALRGLRRVRAQGTAHAVLTHLLNRSGLLQERSPDSIQFIHRTFQDYLAAKELQESDCLDELLLHAAEEQWQDVLRLAVGHCSRSEEHRLVAGLTATADKAPDRETEWPLRALAAHCALNARYIEDEQYEQVWKGLRRLLPARDERELHALGRDVVAALSLKTR